The window CTCCACCCCTGAAACGGCGAACGTGCCTTTTTTGCTCTCCCCACCGGTAGTGAAAGTTTCCGGAAATAATGGCCAGCAGCTGCGGATACAGAAGGTCGGCGCAGCGCTGCCCGGCGATCGCGAATCCGTGTTTTATTTGAATGTATTGGATATTCCGCCGACGCCGGAAAATTTACAGGGGAGCAATACGCTGCAGCTGGCGATAAAATCCCGCATCAAGCTGTTTTATCGCCCGACGGCGCTTAAACACAGCGTGAATGCCATCACCGACTTCATTGAGCTTCATGCTGAAGGGAGAGGATTTAAGGTAGTAAACAATAGCCCTTATTTCTTCACGCTGGCTAACGTAGATCAGGAAAATAAAAAGCATCTGCTGGTTGATTCCGTGATGGTCGCGCCTTTCTCAAGCGCATTTGCGGCCAGTAACGCAGCGGTCAGTAAGAATACCCTCTACACGCTGATGTATATCGACGACCTGGGGGCTTATAAATCCAGAGCCGTGACTTCGCACTAACGTGAATAAACAGAAATGAAGCTTAAAATAAAAGCGCTTTCGTTACTGGCAGCCTCTTCATTCTTGTCGCTTGATAAGGCATCTGCAATGAAATTCGATACCTCGCTATTGGCCGGCGCCTCCCGTGAATCAGATCTGTCACGTTTTTATATCAATAATGACGTGCCGGCGGGAAAACAGACGGTGGACATTTATGTCAATGACGGGTGGAAGGGCCGATTTACGCTGTTGTTTGGTGAGCGTCGGGATGATATCGGCATCGCGCGGCGCGACGCGGCGGCGCTCGGCATCGATATGTCATCACTGCCTGCCGAAACCGCAGGCGAATACATGCCGGTGCGTGCGCTGGTGCAGGGGGGAAGCTTCGATTTCGAGGTCGCTACGCTGAGCCTGCGGCTGACCGTACCGCAGTCGCATGTGAACCGCGTTGAGGCCGGCTATGTCGATCCCCGCTTTTGGGATCGGGGTGTACCGGCGCTTTTATTGGCCTACAACGCGACTTACTACAACGTGAAAACGCGCAATGGCGATAAAGGGTCGACCGACGACTTTTATACCGGTCTGGAGTCGGGCGTCAACCTGGCCGGCTGGCAGTTTCGCGACAGCAGTTCATTCAGAAAAAACTCGCGGCAGGGCAGCGACTGGCAAAACAATACGCGCTATCTGCAGCGCGGGTTCGCCGGCATCAAATCCAATCTGACGGCGGGGGATTTTTATTCACCGGGCGATCTCTTTGATTCGATCAGAGTGCGCGGCGGCGCGCTGGCCTCCGACATCAATATGCTGCCGAACTCTCAGCAAGGCTTTTCGCCGGTGGTGCACGGCGTTGCGCAGAGCAACGCCCTGGTCAAGGTGCTGCAAAACGGCAACGTCATTTATCAGGAGAACGTGCCGCCGGGGGCATTCACCCTCGACGGCATTTTGCCGACCGGTTCCGCCGGCGATCTGTTGGTGGTGGTGAAAGAGGCCGACGGCCATGAGCAG is drawn from Serratia entomophila and contains these coding sequences:
- a CDS encoding fimbrial biogenesis chaperone produces the protein MRQYLIFAGLFLSSACAYANIVINGTRVIYPEKNRDVIVQLVNNGSDPSLVQAWIDDGDINSTPETANVPFLLSPPVVKVSGNNGQQLRIQKVGAALPGDRESVFYLNVLDIPPTPENLQGSNTLQLAIKSRIKLFYRPTALKHSVNAITDFIELHAEGRGFKVVNNSPYFFTLANVDQENKKHLLVDSVMVAPFSSAFAASNAAVSKNTLYTLMYIDDLGAYKSRAVTSH